In Prosthecobacter debontii, the sequence GGCCACCAAGAATGTGCGCTGGGAAGGGCAATGCATCTGGCGCTATCATCCGAAAACGAAGCTCTTTGAAATCTATGCCGAAGGCGGTGGCAATACCTTCAGCCTCGACATTGACAGCAAAGGTCGCGTCTTTTCCGGCACGAACAATGGCAAGACCCGTGGCATGCACTATGAGCAGGGCAGCTACGGCATCAAAGGCTGGGGCAAGCATGGTCCTCTGACCAATCCCTATGCCTTTGGGTGGTTCGAGCACATGAAGCACGAAGGCGATGAGAAACGTTTTCCTCAAGCTTTCACGGTGTATGAAGGGGGACTTCTCGGTTCCTCCTACGAGGGAAAGATCATCGCACCGAACTCCCTGGCCAATGTGGTGTATGTCAGCGAAGTGATCCCGGATGGCTCCACCTTCCGCACGAAGGATGAAGAGAATTTGATGGGATCACCGGACCGCTGGTTCCGCCCTGTGTGGACTGGCGTGGGCCCCGATGGCGGCCTCTACATGGCCGATTGGTATGATACGCGCCTCAGTCACGTGAGCCCGGTGGACGACTGGCACAAGACCAGCGGCCGCATCTACCGTGTGCGTCCTGCTGCTGGTTCACCGAAGCTGAAGCCCTTCGATCTGGCCAAGGCTGCGCCAGAGGAGTTGCTCGGGTATCTGACTTCGCCTAACGAATGGTTTAGAAAGCAGGCGGCTTTGGAGATTGCTTGGCGTGGTCTGACGGAGCTGAAAGAACCGCTGAAAAAGCAAGTGGAAGGGCAGGGGACCTATGCTTTGGATGCGCTGTGGACGCTCGATATGCTCGGGGCTGCGGACGATTCGCTGGTGGATGGTCTGCTCTCGGCCGAGGATCCTTATGTGCGCCGCTGGGCAGTGAAGATCATCGGCGAGCAGCGTCGAGGTTCGGAAGCTTTGGTCCGTCTGGCCAAGTCGGAAAAACATCTCGAGGTGCGGGCTCAGATCTTAGCCTCAGCCAAACGTCTCTCGGCTCACGATGCGCTGCCTCTGCTCTGGAGCGCTGTGGGGGATGAGGATGCCAGCGGTCACCTGCCGTTGTTGGCTTGGTGGACCCTGGAGTCCAAGTCGGAAAAAGAGCGAGACGCTGTTTTTGCCTTCTTGAAAGAGGATGCCGCTTTTGTGAAGTCGGAGGTCTTCCGTGAGACCTTGGCCAAGAAACTCACTCAACGTTATGCCATGGCTGGAGGTGCGGAGAATCTGCAATCCTGCGCGGATTTGCTCGCGCTGGGCAGTGACTCGGAGACTCGCGCCCAAGTGATCGCGGGGCTGGCCGCTGCCTTTGAAGGCACTGAGATGCCACCGCTACCGGAGTCTCTGTCCAAAGCGCTTCAGGATTACCTCATGAAAGAGTCCGGCGGGGATCTGACGCTGGCGCTGCGCACGGGCAGCGCCGATGCTTTGAAGCAAGCGCTCAAGGTGCTGGGAGATAAGGACGCCTCGAATGCCCAGCGCATCAGTGTGGCAAAGACAATGGCTGAGCTGAACAAACAGGAAGCGATCGCGCCGATGGTGGCCATCCTGAGCAGCAGCACCACCAGCCCTAGCCTCAAGCGGGGTGTGCTGCATGCAGCGGCCAAGTTTGAAGACAAGCGCATCGCCCAGGCACTGCTGCAAGGTTACGAGGCGCGTATTGCCGGTGACAAAGCTCTGCGTGAGGATGCCCTGCGTGTCCTAGCGGGGCGCAAGGAGTGGGCACAGATGCTGGTGCACTTCGTCAATGAAGGCAACGTGCAGGCCAAACACATCAGTGTGGATACGGCCCGGCAACTCAGCCTCTACAAGGATGCGGAGATCGATGCCGCCATTGATCGCCACTGGAAGACGCTGCTGGCGACAGGCCCCACGGAAGCCAAGGAGAAAGAGATGGCCCGCATCAAGGCCGTGCTGAAGACAGGCTTGGGTGATCCAGACAAGGGCAAGCTCCAGTTCATGGGACGCTGCGCCATTTGTCATAAATTGTTTGGCGAGGGCAACTCGATCGGTCCTGAACTCACGGGCTATGATCGCACCAACCCCGATTTCTGGCTGGATAACATCTTCAATCCAAGCCTGGAAATCCGCGAGGGATTTGGCAACTACATCGTGAAGCTGAAAAATGGCCAGATGCTCACCGGCATCATGGATGCGCAAGACGCCAGCGGCATCGTGCTCAAGGACATCGCCGGCAACAAGACCTCCGTGAAACAAGCGGAGATCGAGAAGCTGGAAGCCTCCCCTGTTTCCATGATGCCCGAGGCCCTCACTACAGGCATGAGCGATGCCGACCTGAAGGACTTCTTCGGTTATCTGATGAAGCCTTGAGAAAGCCCTGATGTCGGCGCATGTGAATCCGTCAGGCCTAACGATTCATTCCTGACTCACCCCTTCTTCAGGGCATCCCGGCTCTGTTCTACCAGATACAGAGGCGCGCTGATGGAGGGGGTGCGGGAGGAGTAAACCACTGAGATGGGCCCGCCCTCCTCATGCTGATCATAAACGCTGGAGGTGACCACGGAGGTGTGGCTGTGACTCGCGCCGACGGAGTCCGTGTAGGTGTAAGCCAGCTTGTAGCGTCGGCTGCCGGACTGCGGGTTGTAGCTGCGCTTTTCGCGGATGACGCCCGTGGTTTCGACACCGTGATCACAAAGCTCACGCATTTGATAGCCGCGTGTGACAGCTTGGTAAATGATCAACCCGATGATCCCGCAGACCAGCAGGATGGGGAGGAGAATCGCCAACAGGACTTCCAACATAGGCTGAAGAGGGGTTCTCGGGTAGGCTAACCGGAGCGGCTTTTTTTAGCAAGTCTCGAATGTTAGGCTGTGAACCTTCATGCAGAATGCGGGCTCTCTGCATCACGCATACAGCACCCGAAAGGGGCGTAACCAACTGACGATGACGCCGATGAGCAATGCCAGGATGCCGAGAAGCTGAGCCGAGGGAAGATGCAGCGGACTGAATACGGCAACGGCCAAATACACGGCTCCAAACCCCGCGATGGCACCGGCAATGTTGTAGAGATGGCGGCCGAAGTGGTGGTCGTTGGTGAAGGCGGCGGCATTGGCCACGGCGGCCAGAAGCAGAACCAGCGCGACGTAGCTTCCGGCTTCAATCTTCCAGACGAAGCCGAGAATCAGACTAACTAACGATGCGAAAATTAATCCGCCGACCACCACGCCCTCCCAATACTCACGCGGGCGCAGGGCCTGACGGGCAAAGCGATCCATGACAATGAAGAAGGAACTGAAGCCTCGGGCCAGGTGGGACCACAGGGCGAAGACCAGCCACATGCCAATGACAAGGCCGCTGAGCACAGGCGAGACGTCTTTTAACAAGGTACTGACCACTTTGTAAGCGATAAAGCCGCCAAACATGATCGCGTTTTGCCGCCCTTCGGTGAACTGATTCATGAAGTGCGCGAAGCGCAGCTGCAGCCGGTAAACTGACGAACGCGCTCGGAAGGACTCCACCAAGCCCATGCGGGCGCTTTCGCTCATGGGGCTCAGGCGCAGAGCTTCGAGAAAGTGTTGGTTGGCGCGTTTATGATCGCCTTCCATCAGCGCCTGCCAGCCCGCGCTGGTATGCGCACTGTCATCATCGGGGTCCCGCTGAAGTTGATACTCGATCAGGCTTTTGTGGTCGCCATCCTTCTTCTGCATCAGCAGCGCCGCCGAGAGGACTTCAGCGGCCATGGTGTTTTCCGTGTCCAACTCCAGAGCCTTGCGTGCACAGACCTCCGCCTCGGCATACTCGCGCAGGCGCAGGTGGATGCGGCCTGCCACGGCGTGGGCAAAGTCATTGTCAGGATCGATGCCCACCGCTTCTTCCGCATGCTTGAGGGATTCACGGATGGCTGAGGTCTGGCCATCTTTGGCACGGGCATTCAGGGCCAGGGCGAGGACACTGCGGGCCAAGACATCCTCCGGCTCCAGGCCGACGGCACGCTGAGCGGCATCCACGGCTTGAGCTGCGGTATCCTCTTCGTTCAGCCAGCACAGCGCCAGCATGACATAACTGGGAGTGTGACCAGGGTCCAGCTCCAGCGCCTGCTTGTAGCTGCGGATGGCATCGGCATAGCGATGCTGAGACTGAAGCAGACGACCACGGGCAAAGTGAGAGCCTGCGCTGGAGTAGTCGGAGTCGTGCATGGGGGGACGGTTAGCGTTTGATCAGTCCCAGATACTTGAGCACGTCATCGTAGAAGCCACTTTGGTTGGAATACATGGCGTAGTTCTTGGCGCTTTCAAACCAGGCCTTCGTGGTCGGCTTATGGCGTGAGGCGGCCTTGATGAGGTCCTTGGTGGTGAGGGGCACGACTTTGCCGTTTTTCATGGCCTCCGTCAGCACTTCCTCGGTAGCGAGGTCGAAGACGGCCTTCAAATCTGCCCCGGAGAACTCCGGTGTCTTCTTGGCCAGCGCACGCGGATCGAGTTGGCCGATGGGTTTTTTCTCCGCCATCACTTCGATGATGGAAGCCCGACCCACTTCATCGGGTGGGGGCACGAAGAGGGTGCGGTCAAACCGACCCGGCCGACGAAAAGCGGGGTCAATGTGCCACGGAGCATTGGTTGCGCCCAGAATGAGCACGCCATCGTTTTGAGAGTCCGCCCCATCCATCTCAGAGAGGAACTGATTGATGAGGTTACGGCCTGCACTTTGACGCAGGTCACGACGGTCTGCGGCGAGGGCATCCACTTCGTCAAAGAACAGCACGCAGGGGGCGTTTTTGCGCGCCAGTTCGAAGACCTCGTGCATGTTTTTCTCCGAGTTACCGATCCACATGTCCAGGATCTGGTGCAGACCGAGGGCGATGAAGTTGGCCTTGATCTCACCCGCTGTGGCTTTGCTGATGAGGGTCTTGCCACATCCCGGTGGGCCGTAGAGCAGCACCCCGCCACCCACTTTCTTGTCGTAAGCTTTGAAGAGTTCCGCGTGCTGAAGCGGATACATGATCTTCATGCGGATCTCTTCCTTCAGCGCTTCCATGCCCCCCACGGAGGCGAAGTTGAGCTTGGGCTTTTCAAAATCCGCCAAACCCAGATCAAAGGCGGCTCCCCCCAGGGGATGATCATCGTCTTCCTCATCCTCTTCAGGCGCCTCGATCAAACTGCCGGAGGAGGTGAGGCCGGCTTTCTTTCGGCCACCACCGGCATCGTCCGTCGGTTTGACGTTTTTCAGATCCTTTTCCAGCCCTGGATCGGCCAGAGAGGCATTCAAAGAGAGGGCTTTATCGTAAAGGTTCCGTGCGCGCCGGAGGTCCCCCTCAGTCATGAGGATGCGTGCCAGGAGGACATAGCCAGGGCCGTAATCCGGCTTTTCCGCCACAAGCTGCTCGGCACGTACGGCGGCCTCGGAGATTCGGCCTTGCAGGAGCGCCACACGCGCCATGCCGAGCCGGGCCTCAGGATTTCCGGCTTCGTTTTTCAGGGCACGGCTATAGGCCTCCTCCGCTTCATCCGGTATCATTTCATCCATGCAGCCTTGAGCGAACAGCAGCAGGAGAGGCACATTGTCGGGGGAATGTTGCAGGGCGAGGCGAAGCGCTTCGAGGTTTGAGGCCATGCCTCAGAGTCCAGCCTGCGCATGGGGAGGCGCAAGAGATTTTATCGAGCCTTTCGCATGAAGTGAGGGCCGGATGCGCACGTAGGTAGCAGATGCGTTATTTCTGGTCCTTGATCCTGGCTGTTCACTTGCACGCTGCGGCTGCCGGTGAGGTGGTGCTTAATCTGGAACCCACAAAGGAGTTTCCCCGTAACTCGGAGGGAGCTTTCATCACGCTCAAGTCCGGTCACCTGCTGTATCTCTACACCCAGTTTTATGGGGGGGCTTCGGATCACAGCGCGGCACGGATCGTGGCCCTCGAGTCCCAGGATGGTGGACGCACTTGGAGCCGTGAGCCGCGGACTCTTTTAGAAAATCACCAGGGGGCCAATGTGATGAGTGTCTCGCTCCTGCGCCTGCAGAGTGGTCGCATCGCATTGTTTTACTTGTTGAAAAATACCTGGTTAGACTGTCGGCCGCATGTGTGCTTCAGCGACGATGAAGCGGCGACCTGGAGCGAACCGGTGCGCATGTTGGAGGCTCCGGGTTACTTCGTGCTCAACAATGACCGCGTGATCCAACATCGCAGCGGACGCTTGATTGCTCCACTGGCCTCCCACCGCGCGCGAAATGCGGACCCAGAAACGAGCAAGTCCTTCGATAGCCGAGCCATCGCCCTGTGGGTGATCTCTGACGATGAAGGCAAGACCTGGAAAGAGGCCCCGCAGTGGCAGGCTCTACCAGTGCCGAGCACGCGCACCGGTTTGCAGGAACCAGGGATCGTGGAGCTCGAGGATGGCTCTCTACTCAGTTTCTTCCGCACGGATCAAGGGGTGCAGTATGAGTGCCGCTCGAAGGATCGCGGGGAGAGCTGGACGCCGGTAGCTCCGGGGCCGCTGAACTCCCCCGCCTCTCCAGCCAGTCTGAAGAGACTGCCCCGTGGTTCGGCCCTCCTGGCGGTGTGGAATGATCACAGCGGTGACTTTCCCTTCGTGGAGAAGAAGCGCACGCCCTTAGTGATCGGTCTTTCAGACGACGGCGGTCACACCTGGAGTGCTAAGAAGGTGATCGAGTCTGATCCCGAGGGGTGGTATTGCTACACGGCTCTTCATTTTGTCGAAGATGCCGTGCTGCTGGCCTACTGCGCCGGAGATGCCCACGTGGGCGGCCTGAATCGGCTGCGCATCCGGCGCATTGAGTGGGCGGATCTGAAGTGAGCAGTCGGGCTCGACAGCTTGCCTTAGGCTTCGTGGTTAGCGAATCGGCGGGCCATACCACTGGTAGCACATCATGTAAACAATGACGCCAGTGATGGAGACATAGAGCCAGATGGGGGCCGTCCACTTCGCGATGCGCATGTGCTTATCCCAACGCTGGCGCAGGGCAGGGATGACCGTCATGATGATCATGGGGAGATTCACAATCGCCAAGAACACGTGGCTGATGAGAAGCCCATAGTAGAAGGTCTTGATGGGGCCGGTCCCCGCAAACTTCACATGCAGCACATGGAAATGATAATACAGGTAGCAGCCCAAGAACACGGCTGAAAACATCAGCGCTGTGGCCATGCAGGCGATGTGGGCTTTCTTCTTGCCCGCTTTGATGAAGATGAGGCCGAGGATGATGAACACCGTGGCGCAGGCATTCAACGTGGCGTTGATGGGAGGCAGATCGTAAACAGTCATGGGGTGGTTGAGCTGTGGCTAAACGATGGCTGAGTGGTTGAGCGATGGTTGGAAAACAACGGCTCAGCCATAGCTTAACCACTGTTCCTCCATCGCTCAGCTAGTTCATGGAGCTTTCTCGTCTGTCTCCTTCTCTTTTTCTTTGAGCAGGTAGTTCAGGTCTTTGCGCAGTTGGGCCTCGAAGTAATCCTGGAACTGGGGGTCGGCATTCATCAGATCGTAGAGGGTGCCGCGCACGTGTCCTTTGGAATCCACCAGCGCCACGCGCAGGTCATGGATGTATTTATCATCGGGAGAGAGGCGATCCGCTTCCGGGAGGTCCTGCACCGGGCGGAATTTAAAAAACTGCGTCATGTAACGGCGCACCTCATCCTTGTTGCCATTCACAAACCACCAGGGATCGGTATCCTTCACATCAATGCCGCGGGCAAAGAGCTGCATCATCTCAGGCGTGTCATCGGGGTCGAGGGTGAAGGAGACGAAGTGGATGTTGGGATTGCCCCGATACTCTTCCTGCAGCTTCTTCAGCTTGGCGATGACACCGGCACAACCACGGGGGCAGCGGGTGTAAACCCAGGAGGCCAGGAGGATCTTCCCGCGCAGTTGATCCAGATGCACCGTCTTGCCATTGCGCTCGGTCAGCTCCAGATCCCGCTCCAAACGGCCCAGGAAAGCCGGCCGATCCTTTTCCTCACTCCGGGCCTGCTGCTGCATGGCCAGCAAGTAGTTGTAAAACACGACCACCCCCAGCACCGCAATGATGATGGGAATCCAGATGGCCCAAGGCGTGAGAGAGGGTTTCGGGGAAGGGGAATCGGACATGAGGGGATTCAATAATGACGAGGGAAAAGCGGATGTCGAATGAGTTACGTCTGGAGGATGATGCTGACTTCGACGGATTTAAGGGCTAGTGGCCTGTGGAGCCTAGCGGAGGTCGCAAAGGGGGCGCTCGGAAGTGTTCCTCCGGAAAGTCGCACTGGCTTGTCAGGACATTCCTTCCTTCACGTCGTTGAATGAGAATGTAGCTCATCCATCAATAAAAGACTGGGCTTTTTTAATACGCGTTTTATTTGAAGGAATGATCGGTAGGATTTCTTGGAAGATGGAGTTGCCATTACGACCCAGGGGGCGGGGAAGCTTTCTTGCTGGGGTAGTGACCGTTTTAGGACTAGGGGGCAGTCTTTCGGCGGCTGATCTGGGCAGTGAACTGGAGGTGGTTCGTGATCCAGCCCGATTACCCGGCGCTTCCCAGGTGGTGCTCAGCTACAGTGATGCGGTGGAAAGAATCCAGGATAGCGTGGTGACCGTCCTCACTGAAGCTGCAGCAGAGGAGGTGCGTGAGGACGAAGCTTCGAAGTCGAAGCTTCCGCGCTTTGATCTGGGTGAAGAGATGGAGGAATCATTACCGAAAAACCGTGGGAACGGCTCAGGGATCATCATTTCCAAGTCCGGCTACATCTTAACCAATCATCATGTGGTGGCCGATGCGGCCAAAATCACCGTGAGATTAAGAACATCCGAAGATGAACTCGCTGCGGTCGTAGTGGGAGGGGATCCCATATTTGATCTGGCGTTGCTCAAAGTGGAAGCTCAAGATTTAGCCCCGGCCACGTTGGCTGATAGCTCAAACGTGCGTGTCGGAGACGTCGTGTTGGCGCTCGGCAGCCCCTTTGGATTGGAACAGACGCTCACGATGGGCGTCGTGAGTGCGACGGGGCGCTCCACGGTAGGGTTGATCCGCAACGGATTGGAAGACTTCATCCAGACCGATGCGGCCATTAATCCAGGGAACTCTGGCGGCCCTCTCTTGGATGGTCTGGGCCGGGTTGTCGGAGTCAATACCGCACGCTACATGGGAGAAAATATTGGCTTTGCGATTCCTATCAACCTAGCTCTCAAAGTGGCTGAGGACCTGGTGCAGTATGGGATCGTCGTTCGTGGGTATTTAGGCATCCGATATGCAGAGCTAGCCGCGAGTGAGTTAAAAAAAGCTGGGGTTCCGACAGGTCGGATGGGCATCGTTATCACGGACATTATGGCTGCTAGTCCTGCAGATAAAGCAGGGTTTCAGCCTGGCGATGTGATCTTGGAAGTGAATGGACGTAAAATCCGCAGCGGAACGCATCTACGCTTGGTGCTAGCGTCTAAAGCCCCTCAAGCCGAAGTCTCAATCAACGGATTGCGTGAAGGCCAAGAGATCTCATGGAAGGTGCTGCTAGGCATTCCTCCTGAGGTGGAGAAATATCAAGCTCAGACGCAGCCTTCAGGGCTGGAAGTTTTTCCTGGCTTACGGGTCATGATGTTGACTGATGCTCTGCGGATCAAACTCAAGCTCACTGATGTGCGAGAGAAACGGGTGTTGATTGCTCAAAGTTATCCGGCAGGAGCAGCCCAAAAGCAATTGCAAGAGGGAGATCAATTACTCGCTATCAATGGGCAGTCAGTCTCGACGATCGATCAGGTCCAGAAGATTTTTTCGGACCCTGAAGCCACTCGCTTCATGCTGAAAGTGGTGTCTCAAGACAAAACCACCTATCAACTGATCACCCGCTCTTAAATCTGTTTTATGAAGGTAAAGTTACTTTTTTTAGCTTTGGTATGGGTCAATCTGATTTCTGTTTGTGCTCAAGAGCACTTTCAGTTAGACGCGAATTTAAAGCTGTTCTCTCGAGAGCGCCCAGGCTTGATAGGTTTCCTTGGTGATCCGACTACAGGACATCAAAGTCAGGACCAAAATTTATCCTGGTTACCTTCGGGGCTGCTCCTCAGTCAGAGCCTGCGACCTTATGGATCACTACGCCTGTGGTCCAATAAAGACGGCGATGTGCGGTTTGTTGGAACGTTGAACGCCTCTGGTGAATGGGCAGTCTCCGCCGACGGCGCTCTCATATGCTCGCAGGTTCCCAAGATGGAATCAGATCCCACTGCGGGTAGGGACAAGCGGTTTAGGCCCCACGGACTCGTATGCCATCGTTTCAGTGACAAAACGCGCCTTTGGAAATGGGAACCTGACACGAAGAGGATCTGTGACGTCAGTTTCAGCCCTGACGGCAAGAAGGTCGCTGTGGCTGTGCATAAAGATATGCAGCTGACCGTTTGTTTTTTGGATGCCTTGACGGGTAAAGAACTCCAACAGGTCACAATACCGGGAGTGCATGGCTTGGATGGATCACTCCTGTATCATCAGGATGCCATTTGGGTAATGGCGGGGACCGCTCAGGATAGGAAGTTCTTTCGTCTTTCAGAGGAGGATCTGAAGCCGGAGCCTGTGTTGATGGAGAAGTTAGGGGGGATGCACTCCAGCCTCGACGAACAATGGCTAGCCATTGTTAGCGCGGTGGATTTTCAGACCAGTTATCAAGTCTATCAGAGGGAGGGGCAATCGTGGAGGCTGGCATTTCAGGGAGATGGCGAGGTGTCCGATGATGGAGGCTATCTCCCAGTCACTGCGGCATTGTTTTCGCCCGATGGCCGCTGCTTTTTCGTCTCTTCGAGGAATTCCGCGAAACTGATTTCCCTTCCAGATGGGAAATTGCTCAAGAGCTTTTCAACAGGCTGCTTGGGGGCGGCTTTTTCACCCAAAGGTGATATTTTACTTCTAGCCCAAGAAAGTGGCTTTACGCGCCTGGATACCCGAACTTGGACACCGATTCCTGCCCAAACGGTCTCTCTTCACCAATCTCCAGTCAGATCGTTGCTCTTTCTTGATGGTGGTAAACGTTTATTAAGCCATGCGTGGGATTCGATGGTGATCTGGGATCTGGCTTCAAGAAAAGCTGCTGCTGTCCTACAATGCGATCAAGAGGATCCGGGGTATTCAGTCCCAGCTTTGGTCAATCAAGGTCGTGAACTGATTTCCTCTGACTGTCGCAATTTCATTCGCTGGACCCTGCCTGAGATGCGGCCGGTGAACGGTCCACCGCAAGTGCTCAAGGGTTCCCAAGCTTTCACGGGGCCAGCCATGGAAGAGATGTCGAACCTGAAAATCTTTGCTGACGATGACGGAAGTCATGTCATTACGGGTAGAAATGGACGATGGTTTTTTCGGGAAAGCCATGAAAAGAGTCGGGTTCTGGATCTAAAAACACTCGGGCGCACAACCGCGTGGCCAGTCTCATGGGCGACGTTTTTGTCAGGGGATAGGGTGGCGTCTTTTGCTTCGGTATGGATGGCACACATCGATTTGACCAATGGGAGCGTCATACGATCTTATGAACGGAATCCTAGTCCTTGGGGGGAGCCCTTTCAAACCCTGCCCAGTGATAGAAAGCTCTGTGCCGGAGGGAGCTCAAGAACGATCCGCATCTTCGACCCTGAGACGGGCCAGGCAATCCGAGAGTTCTCGGCCTCGGGATATTCAGACGGTTTTACATCCACTCCTTTTGGGCCTCCCGCTGCCTTTAGCAGTGATGGTTCTTTGATGACCACCGTCGTGACCAGTGAACAGTTTGAGTTTCTCTTTTTCTGGGATGCGCGGCAGGGCATTCCGTTGGGCGGGATCGAACTCAAAGACGATGAAGTCACTTGTTTGGCGTTTACGCCAGATAGCAAGGGTTTGGCGGCAGGACATCACAACCGCTCCATCTCGCTGTGGAATGTCCAGAAAGTCTTGGCTTCACTTCGCCCTGAAAGTGAACTCCTCCCGAAAGCTCCGCCGCCTCAAAAGACAAAGACTTCCTATGTGATGAGCCATAGCTTTCCTGGCGCGACTCTCCAGGCAGACGACGAGCTGAAGTGGAGCTTTCGTTCAAACGGTTCAATTCAGGTTGGCGAGACATTACCATCTTTTGGAGAATTGAAAGTGCAAGACGAAGTCATTGAAGGCAGAAGCCGCCGCTTTTGGAATCGTTCAGATGGTCAGTTGGGATCATCGTTTGTGGCAATGGTCGAGGGGGAAACTAAAGATGGGAAAATAGCGGTTTCTAGACTCTTCCAACGATCAACGTGCCTCGCCCTTGGTTATGATGCGATCGATGGTGTCTCCAACTTGAGCGCTGAGCCGCGAACCGTGGCTATCGAGTTTAGCCTCACGCTTCCTGCGGGCTGTCAACGATTGCAGACAGAGAGCCAGCGAACGATTGAGTGCCCCACGGATGGGGTCGTGAGATTGGAAGATGGGGAATGTTGGTTAGCGGCCAGTGATGCGTTTGGTTTAGATCAACCATTTCCGGCGATTCGTGTTCGTTCATGGTCTGCGCTTCATTCACCGGAACTGCTTTGGGACAAATCCTCCCAGGTTTTAAAGATGAAGTATCAAGTGGAATTGAAGCCTTACGAAATGCGTTGGCTTAATCACTGTCTCGCCTTTGTTAAACGTCCTGAAGGTGGGGCTATTGACGATTTTGAAATTCCTAAATCAGCAGATTTTTGTCATGCTATTGGTTGGGGGGAGGGTAAGCGAGGTATCAATTTTGGTCAGATTCACAATGGCCTCCCTGATGCTGCACATGGGTTTCTCTCGGTATGGAGCCCCGAGATGAAATTTGAATTAGAGAAGGACTCTTTCGGGTTTGTATGGGATGCCACCTACGGAGGGGGGCGCTCGGGAGAGTTAGGTGCTGAGCAGCTCTTTGCGCCTTGGATTGAGGAACGGCCTTTCGGGTTCGGTGGGCGTAGCATGCTACGTGGACGCAAGATTGTGGATGCTAAGCTTTATGCTTCAAGTCCCTGTAGCTTTGGATCTTTAGATGAGGGGCTCAGCCTCTATCGAACGGATTTTTCTCGTGCTGATTATCCCGTTACGGTCTGGCAGGATATGTTAAAGAATAACCTCGCGGAGGAGAAAGAATTTCGATTGAGTTATATGCATTCTTTCGCAAGTCCAGTCACAGAGATCGTGGATAATCATGGGAGAGTTTACAGGCTGGATCAGCTCGAAGAGCTGAATGCTTCAAAGGCTCAAGCTTGTGCCTTCGTGATCGCAGGTGATGCCCGCCCTGCCACTTTGATCACCTTGACGCGTCAAGGTGGCAAGATTCACAGTTCTTTGCGGCGGATGAGTGATGGCGTCTTTGCCCAGGATTACCGGATTACGATTGGCCCCTCAAGTGCGGTCGCCTTGCTGCATGCCGCTTGTCAGCGGCCTCTGAGTGCCTTTGCCAATCCAGAGGAAGCCTTTGCCGATCTTCTATCCATGCGTAAGCCAACTTCGACTAACGTTCTGGATAAATTTAACGAAGTCAGAGACGGTGTTCCTATTCTCAATGGCTCACGTTTGGAACCTTGAAGAATTGGCGTGCTGTTCATCATTCCCGATAGCCGTGACTTTATCGCGGGCGAGGTGGAGAGCCAAACCTTGGAAGCTTGACTACCGTTTCCAGGCGAGTGTCGTGACAATCAGAATGGCGGGGAGATACATGAGGGTGCAGAAGAAGAGCTTGCGGGCGGTGACACGCTCGGGGTTCTTTTGGAAAACGAGGGCCAGTTTGCACAGCCAACCGGCCAGGATGAGGGCCAGCGGGAGAAACAGCCAGGTGATGACGAGGCCCTGCTGCACGGGGTAAAACATCAGCAGCAAGGTGGCGATGGAGTAGGCGAGGGCGTGCTTGGAGGTGCGCACACCGGCTTCGTCGTCATTG encodes:
- a CDS encoding WD40 repeat domain-containing protein, whose amino-acid sequence is MKVKLLFLALVWVNLISVCAQEHFQLDANLKLFSRERPGLIGFLGDPTTGHQSQDQNLSWLPSGLLLSQSLRPYGSLRLWSNKDGDVRFVGTLNASGEWAVSADGALICSQVPKMESDPTAGRDKRFRPHGLVCHRFSDKTRLWKWEPDTKRICDVSFSPDGKKVAVAVHKDMQLTVCFLDALTGKELQQVTIPGVHGLDGSLLYHQDAIWVMAGTAQDRKFFRLSEEDLKPEPVLMEKLGGMHSSLDEQWLAIVSAVDFQTSYQVYQREGQSWRLAFQGDGEVSDDGGYLPVTAALFSPDGRCFFVSSRNSAKLISLPDGKLLKSFSTGCLGAAFSPKGDILLLAQESGFTRLDTRTWTPIPAQTVSLHQSPVRSLLFLDGGKRLLSHAWDSMVIWDLASRKAAAVLQCDQEDPGYSVPALVNQGRELISSDCRNFIRWTLPEMRPVNGPPQVLKGSQAFTGPAMEEMSNLKIFADDDGSHVITGRNGRWFFRESHEKSRVLDLKTLGRTTAWPVSWATFLSGDRVASFASVWMAHIDLTNGSVIRSYERNPSPWGEPFQTLPSDRKLCAGGSSRTIRIFDPETGQAIREFSASGYSDGFTSTPFGPPAAFSSDGSLMTTVVTSEQFEFLFFWDARQGIPLGGIELKDDEVTCLAFTPDSKGLAAGHHNRSISLWNVQKVLASLRPESELLPKAPPPQKTKTSYVMSHSFPGATLQADDELKWSFRSNGSIQVGETLPSFGELKVQDEVIEGRSRRFWNRSDGQLGSSFVAMVEGETKDGKIAVSRLFQRSTCLALGYDAIDGVSNLSAEPRTVAIEFSLTLPAGCQRLQTESQRTIECPTDGVVRLEDGECWLAASDAFGLDQPFPAIRVRSWSALHSPELLWDKSSQVLKMKYQVELKPYEMRWLNHCLAFVKRPEGGAIDDFEIPKSADFCHAIGWGEGKRGINFGQIHNGLPDAAHGFLSVWSPEMKFELEKDSFGFVWDATYGGGRSGELGAEQLFAPWIEERPFGFGGRSMLRGRKIVDAKLYASSPCSFGSLDEGLSLYRTDFSRADYPVTVWQDMLKNNLAEEKEFRLSYMHSFASPVTEIVDNHGRVYRLDQLEELNASKAQACAFVIAGDARPATLITLTRQGGKIHSSLRRMSDGVFAQDYRITIGPSSAVALLHAACQRPLSAFANPEEAFADLLSMRKPTSTNVLDKFNEVRDGVPILNGSRLEP